One region of Ovis canadensis isolate MfBH-ARS-UI-01 breed Bighorn chromosome Y, ARS-UI_OviCan_v2, whole genome shotgun sequence genomic DNA includes:
- the LOC138431251 gene encoding LOW QUALITY PROTEIN: ubiquitin-like modifier-activating enzyme 1 (The sequence of the model RefSeq protein was modified relative to this genomic sequence to represent the inferred CDS: inserted 7 bases in 5 codons; substituted 10 bases at 10 genomic stop codons): MFKEPSESSSGMQKHSSKTHIYEGLYSGQLYVLGHAAMKHLQASSVLVSGLRGLGVEIARNIILCGVKAVTLHHQGTAQWADLLPQFYLQEEGIGKNWAEESQPHLAELNCYVPVSIYTVALVDDFLSGFQVVVLTNSSLEDXLQVGEFYHGHGITLVVADNRGLFGQLFCDFGEEMILTDSNGEQPLTAMVSMVTKTFFFFSNRGNPGVVTGLDESXHRFESGNFVSFTEAQGMNELSGIYSLEIKVLGPYTFSICDTLNLSEYIRGGIVSQVKITKISLXKSLLNLLAEPDLVITDFAKYSLSAHLHIGFQALHQFCAQHGRPPQPHNXKYVVEHMSLAEARKAQDLPVVQQNNLDEDLIQKLAYVATGDLAPINAFTGAWLLRRLWGYVWVEGQWCSGLRFFLTLLLAVMQWLYSDALEVXPWEQKALTEDRYLSXQNHYYGQVAVFGSGLQVKLGKQXYFLVGAEGIGCELIKNXAMIGLGCGDGGSITVTDMEIIEKSNLNREFLXWDVTKSKSDTAAAAVSQINPXLWVISHQNCVHPETERVYDDDFFQNLNGVANVLDSVDARMYMDWPCVYHCKSLLKSGTLGTKGNVQVVIPFLTEAYSFSQDPPEKSISICRLKHFPNAIEHTLHWARDEFEGLFKKPEENINHAMFVERTLCLATSQPLEVLEAVQXSLVLQWSPSWADCVTXVYYHWHTLYSKNIRQLLHNFTSNQLTGSGGPLWSGPKRRPYPLIFDVNNALHLDYMTAAANSFAQTYGLMGSQHQNAVTTLIQSMQVPEFTPNSCVRIQVSDKELQTCSSVDDNHLQELMAMLSIPXSLSGFKMYPINFEKDDDTNFHMDFTVAASNLWTENYNIPPADQHNIKLTAGKIILAMATTTAAIFGLVCLELYRVVQGHQQFEFNKNSFYNLALPFLCFPGPLASPHHQFYNQEXTLWDSFEVQGLQPNGKENTLKQLLDHFKTEHKLEITMLSQGICMLYSFFMPPSKLKEWMDQSMTEIASQVSKQKLGQHVQALVLELYCIGEDGEDVELPHVXHSISLFLYIPLPFFQSTQLSGKC, from the exons ATGTTCAAAGAACCATCAGAATCATCCAGC GGAATGCAAAAACATAGCagtaaaacacacatatatgaagGTCTTTACTCTGGACAGTT ATATGTCCTTGGCCATGCGGCTATGAAACATCTCCAGGCATCCAGTGTGCTGGTATCAGGCCTTCGGGGCCTAGGGGTGGAGATTGCCAGGAATATCATCCTTTGTGGTGTCAAAGCTGTCACCCTGCATCATCAGGGTACTGCTCAGTGGGCTGACCTATTGCCCCAG TTCTACCTGCAAGAGGAGGGCATTGGTAAAAACTGGGCTGAGGAATCACAGCCTCACCTTGCTGAACTCAACTGCTATGTGCCAGTCAGCATCTACACTGTGGCCCTTGTGGATGACTTCCTTAGTGGTTTCCAG GTGGTGGTCCTTACTAACTCTTCTTTGGAGGACTAGCTGCAGGTGGGTGAGTTCTATCATGGACATGGAATCACGCTGGTGGTAGCAGACAATCGAGGTCTTTTTGG GCAGTTGTTCTGTGACTTTGGAGAGGAAATGATCCTCACTGATTCCAATGGGGAACAGCCCCTGACTGCTATGGTGTCTATGGTTACCAAG actttctttttcttttccaatcggGGCAACCCTGGTGTTGTCACTGGTCTGGATGAATCCTAACACAGATTTGAGAGTGGTAACTTTGTCTCCTTTACAGAAGCTCAGGGCATGAATGAACTCAGTGGCATCTACTCACTAGAGATCAAAGTCCTGGG TCCCTACACCTTTAGTATCTGTGATACCTTAAATTTATCTGAATATATCCGAGGAGGCATTGTCAGTCAGGTCAAGATAACTAAGATAAGCTTGTGA AAATCCTTGCTCAACTTACTGGCAGAGCCAGACCTTGTGATAACAGATTTTGCCAAGTATTCTCTCTCTGCTCATCTGCACATTGGTTTCCAGGCCTTGCACCAGTTCTGTGCTCAGCATGGCCGGCCCCCTCAGCCCCACAATTAG AAGTATGTAGTGGAACATATGTCCCTAGCAGAGGCTAGGAAGGCTCAAGACCTTCCAGTAGTGCAGCAAAACAATTTGGATGAAGACCTCATTCAGAAGCTGGCTTACGTGGCTACTGGGGATCTAGCACCCATTAATGCCTTCACTGGGGCCTGGCTGCTCAGGAGGTTATGGGGGTATGTTTGGGTGGAAGGACAATGGTGCAGTGGGCTACGTTTCTTTCTGACTCTGCTACTTGCTGTTATGCAGTGGCTGTACTCTGATGCCCTTGAGG CTCCATGGGAGCAAAAGGCTCTTACAGAGGACAGATACCTTTCA TGACAGAACCATTACTATGGGCAGGTAGCTGTATTTGGCTCCGGCCTGCAAGTGAAGCTGGGTAAGCA ATACTTCTTG GTTGGTGCAGAGGGCATTGGGTGTGAATTGATCAAAAA TGCCATGATTGGGCTAGGCTGTGGGGATGGTGGGTCAATCACAGTTACAGACATGGAAATCATTGAGAAGTCAAATCTGAACcgagagtttc tttgggatgtCACG AAATCGAAGTCTGACACAGCTGCTGCAGCTGTGAGCCAAATAAATC CACTCTGGGTTATAAGCCATCAGAACTGTGTGCACCCTGAGACAGAGCGTGTGTATGATGATGACTTCTTCCAAAATCTGAATGGTGTGGCCAATGTCCTAGACAGTGTGGATGCCC GCATGTACATGGACTGGCCATGTGTTTACCACTGTAAGTCACTTCTGAAGTCAGGCACCCTGGGAACCAAGGGTAATGTACAAGTGGTAATCCCCTTCCTGACAGAGGCATACAGCTTCAGCCAGgaccctcctgagaaatccatctCCATTTGCAGGCTGAAGCACTTCCCGAATGCCATCGAGCACACTTTGCAC TGGGCTCGGGATGAGTTTGAAGGTCTTTTCAAGAAACCAGAGGAAAACATCAATC ATGCAATGTTTGTGGAACGAACACTGTGCCTGGCAACCAGCCAACCTCTGGAGGTACTGGAGGCTGTGCAATGAAGCTTAGTGCTGCAGTGGTCACCATCATGGGCTGACTGTGTGACTTGAGTGTACTATCACTGGCATACCCTGTACTCCAAAAACATCAGACAGCTGCTGCATAACTTTACTTCTAACCAG ctTACAGGTTCAGGAGGCCCTCTCTGGTCTGGGCCTAAACGCAGGCCATACCCACTCATCTTTGATGTCAATAAT GCTCTGCATCTGGACTACATGACAGCTGCTGCCAACAGCTTTGCCCAGActt atgggttgATGGGCTCTCAGCATCAGAATGCTGTCACCACACTCATTCAGTCTATGCAGGTCCCTGAGTTCACCCCAAATTCCTGCGTCAGGATCCAAGTCTCTGATAAGGAGCTGCAAACCTGTTCCTCTGTTG ATGATAACCACCTACAGGAGCTCATGGCTATGCTGTCCATTCCATAGAGCCTTTCTGGTTTCAAGATGTATCCCATCAACTTTGAGAAG GATGATGACACTAACTTTCACATGGATTTCACTGTGGCTGCATCCAACCTCTGGACAGAGAACTATAACATTCCCCCTGCAGACCAGCATAAT ATCAAGCTGACTGCAGGGAAGATCATCCTAGCCATGGCTACAACGACAGCAGCTATATTTGGCCTTGTATGTCTGGAGTTGTACAGAGTGGTACAGGGACACCAACAGTTTGAGTTCAATAAGAATAGCTTCTATAACTTGGCTTTACCCTTTCTCTGCTTCCCTGGGCCCCTTGCCTCACCTCATCAC CAGTTTTATAACCAAGAGTGAACACTTTGGGACAGCTTTGAGGTCCAGGGGCTGCAGCCTAATGGTAAAGAGAATACCCTCAAGCAGCTCCTTGACCACTTTA AGACAGAGCACAAATTGGAGATCACCATGCTATCTCAAGGTATATGCATGCTCTACTCCTTTTTCATGCCACCCAGCAAGCTGAAGGAATGGATGGACCAATC GATGACAGAAATCGCAAGTCAAGTATCAAAGCAAAAGTTGGGACAACATGTGCAAGCATTGGTGCTTGAGCTGTACTGCATTGGTGAGGATGGTGAAGATGTGGAGCTTCCCCATGTATGACACAGCATTAGCTTATTCCTTTATATTCCTCTTCCATTTTTTCAGTCAACTCAACTTTCTGGCAAATGCTGA